In Geobacillus kaustophilus, a genomic segment contains:
- a CDS encoding IS1182 family transposase, translating into MLQRYQEDRRHIETTVKIDDLVPEDHLVRKLEKAIDFSFIYDMVKDLYSPNHGRPSLDPVVLFKMYLIRYIFGIRSMRETVEQIRTNVAYRWFLGLSLHDPVPHHSTPSKNYTRRFAGTDVFQKIFSRILEEAFQYGLVDPSVVFVDSTHVKASANKRKFTTEMAEVEAKAYQDELEKEIERDRIAHGKSPLPPENDKKKREIKVSKTDPDSGMFVKNERERVFAYSYHTACDRHGGILHTYVTAANVHDSQAFFELFERVKQEIKGCPTDVCIDAGYKTPAIAKYLLEQEIHPIWPYTRPKTKDGFFRKSEFVYDEHFDCYLCPNHQVLSYSTTNREGYREYKSDPSICQGCPSLQKCTASKNHTKVVTRHVWQEYYEEAEHLRYVPEHRELYELRKQTIERNFADLKEKHGLRWTNYRGLERNQMQAMLVCAAMNLKKLANYLWRKGLSFLYVFEYASILVRSSRKTTLKMEQNGYKTTVL; encoded by the coding sequence ATGCTTCAACGTTACCAAGAAGATCGGAGACATATCGAAACAACGGTAAAAATTGATGATCTTGTTCCTGAAGACCACCTTGTTCGTAAACTAGAAAAAGCCATTGACTTCTCCTTTATCTACGATATGGTCAAGGATTTGTATTCTCCTAACCATGGACGACCAAGTCTTGATCCCGTTGTGCTGTTCAAAATGTATTTGATTCGTTACATCTTTGGGATTCGTTCGATGCGTGAAACCGTAGAACAGATTCGAACAAATGTGGCTTATCGTTGGTTTTTGGGATTGAGTCTGCATGATCCTGTGCCCCATCATTCGACACCAAGTAAAAACTACACGCGACGTTTTGCGGGAACCGATGTTTTTCAAAAGATTTTTTCAAGAATCTTGGAAGAAGCCTTTCAATACGGGCTTGTGGATCCAAGTGTCGTATTTGTCGATTCTACTCATGTGAAGGCGAGTGCGAACAAAAGAAAATTCACAACGGAAATGGCAGAAGTGGAAGCGAAAGCTTATCAAGATGAATTAGAAAAAGAAATTGAGCGAGATCGCATCGCTCATGGGAAATCCCCACTACCGCCAGAAAATGATAAAAAAAAACGAGAAATCAAAGTGAGTAAAACAGATCCAGACAGTGGGATGTTTGTGAAAAATGAACGTGAACGGGTATTTGCTTACTCTTATCACACCGCTTGTGACCGACACGGTGGGATATTACACACGTATGTCACCGCCGCCAATGTTCATGATAGCCAAGCGTTTTTTGAACTGTTTGAGCGAGTGAAGCAAGAAATCAAAGGATGCCCAACAGATGTGTGCATCGATGCCGGATATAAAACGCCAGCGATTGCGAAATACCTATTAGAACAAGAGATCCATCCGATTTGGCCATATACTCGTCCAAAGACGAAAGATGGGTTCTTCCGAAAATCTGAATTTGTATATGACGAACATTTTGACTGTTACCTTTGTCCCAATCACCAAGTGTTATCTTATTCAACAACGAATCGGGAAGGCTATCGGGAGTATAAATCAGATCCATCCATCTGTCAGGGATGTCCATCCCTTCAAAAGTGTACAGCAAGCAAAAATCATACGAAAGTCGTGACACGCCATGTTTGGCAAGAGTATTACGAAGAAGCCGAACATTTACGATATGTACCAGAACATCGCGAGTTGTATGAATTAAGGAAACAGACGATTGAACGGAATTTTGCAGATTTAAAAGAGAAGCATGGTCTGCGCTGGACGAATTACCGAGGATTGGAAAGAAACCAGATGCAGGCGATGCTTGTTTGTGCTGCCATGAATTTAAAGAAATTGGCGAACTACTTGTGGAGAAAGGGCCTCTCCTTTCTGTATGTATTCGAGTATGCATCTATTTTGGTTCGTTCATCAAGAAAAACAACCTTAAAAATGGAACAAAATGGTTATAAGACAACTGTCTTATAA